Genomic window (Victivallis lenta):
AAAGCTGTCGTGCATCACCGACTGGACCAACCGCAACACCTGTGTGCTGTTCGGCGACGGCGCCGGCGCCGTTCTGCTTGAAAATACGGAAGACGAAGGAGCCGATTGCGTTGTGGCCAGCGATCTTCACACCGACGGCGGGTACGGCGACATCCTCAAAATGCCGGCCGGCGGCAGCCGCAGGCCGGCCTCCGTCGAGTCGGTCGGGGCGCATGACCACTTTATTCATATGGAAGGCAAAGAGGTCTTCAAACTGGCCGTCAATGCGATGGTCGGAGCCGGGAAAAACGTGCTCGAAGAGGCCGGAATCACTCCGGATGAGGTCAAGCTCGTCATTCCGCACCAGGCGAACAGCCGGATTATCCTCGCCGTCGCTCCCCGCCTCGGCGTTCCGGATGAACGTGTCTTCATGAATATCAGCCGTTACGGCAACACCTCGGCCGCGTCGATCGGGCTCTGTCTTGATGAAGCGTTTCGCGCCGGCCGCATCGCCAAAGGCGACTATGTGCTGCTGACCGCTTTCGGCGGCGGCCTGACCTGGGGAGCCATGCTGCTCAGGTTCTGACCGTGCCGCGGTTTCGTTCCCCCCTTCGCAAAAACGGGGACGGGGAGTTCGGTCCGGCCGGAATCGCATGTGACGGTTGAATGCGGCCTGATGATGGGACGCCTCTGGAATGCGCACTCCTTCCGGGGGCGCGTTTTTTTGCATCCCCTCAGTGTTTCCGGCCGTCCTGCGTTCCCGCAAAAAAAGTTTCGTTTTTCACTTGTAATATCGCGCAAACGCTTTAAATTGTTAAATGAACCTTTAACAGTTCAGTGAGGAGGTTACCGATATGTTGTGCGATGTCTGCAAGAAGAATGAGGCAACCATTCATATAAAAGAAATGCATGGCGGGGAGACCCATACGGCCAATCTGTGTGCCGCCTGTGCTTCGGAAAAAGAAAAGAACGGCGAATTGAGCGCTCTCGGTTTCAATCTCGCCGAAATGCTCTGCAATCTCGGCAAGATCTCGTCGTCGGCCAAACCGCCGCAGGAGGCTCCGGCCGGGGCTGCGACTGTCTGCCCGAAATGCGGCTGGACGATCGACAAGGTCCGGAATTTCGGCGGCCGGCTCGGCTGTCCGCACTGCTACACGACGTTTGCGCCGATGCTGGCGGAGGCGATCAAAAACGTCCATCGCGGTTCGGTTCATCTCGGCAAGCGTCCGCAGTCCGTTCCGCAGGACGGCCGTGCCGCGCTGGAAGCCGAGCTCGACAACCGGCGGCATGAACTCGACGCCCTCGTCAAGCGCGAGGAATATGAGGAGGCCGCCGTCTGCCGCGACCGGATCAATCAGCTCAAGACGCAGCTCGAGGGGCTGGCAACCGGCGAGGTGGGCAATGACTGACGACATCAACCGGCTGCTTGCGAACCGGGTCAGCTTTCTCGCCGACGCCGGGCCGGATGAGGATATCGCGATCAGTTCGCGCATCCGGCTGGCCCGCAATCTGGCCGGCCACCGTTTTCCGGTGGCCGCCGACTCCGGCGAGCTGCATAAGATCTGCGATGAGGTGTCCGGTGCGGCGGCGGAGTCCGGGGCTCTCGGCTGCCCGGAATGCTTTTCATTCGATCCGGAGAAGATGGACGGACTCGACCGCGAGCTTCTGCTCGAACGCCGCCTGGCCAGCCGTGACTTCCTGAACCGGCCGACTGGAACGCGCCTGCTCGTCAAGGACGACGAATCGCGCTCGGTCATGATCAATGAGGAGGATCATCTCCGCATTCAGACCATGCTGCCCGGTTTCCAGCTCGGTGCGGTCTGGGCGCAGATCGACGAACTTGACAATAAGCTTGCCGCCCGTCTCGATTATGCGTTCGATGACCGGCTCGGTTTTCTGACCTGCTGTCCGACTAATGTCGGTACCGGCATGCGCGCGTCGGTCATGCTGCACCTGCCGGGGCTTGTGCTGACCGGGCAGATTGCGCCGACTATTCAGGGGATCAACAAACTGAATCTGGCCGTGCGCGGCATCGGCGGGGAGGGGACCGGCAATCAGGGCAATCTCTTTCAGGTATCGAACCAGAGCACGCTCGGCGAGAGTGAAGCGCAGATTCTCGAACGGCTCAATACGGTGATCGGCCAACTGATCGCGCACGAGAAGAATGCGCGGCAGCTTCTGCTGCAGCGCGACCAGTTTTCGCTGCTCGATCATGTCGGGCGTTCATACGGAACGCTGCGGCACAGCTACAAACTGAGTGGGGAAGAGGCGGTCAATTGTCTCTCCGGCGTCCGGGTAGGGGTCGATCTCGGCATGTTTTCGGCGCTCGACATCCATACGGTCAATGAACTTTTCATCGGGATCGGCGCTGCGCATCTGCAGAAGGCCGCGGGGCGTGTCCTGAATGCGGCGGAGCGGGATGTCTGTCGCGCGGCGCTCTGCCGGGAAAAGCTGAAGCTCTGATCCCCGCATCGCTGTTTCGGCCCTGTTCGTTTCATGCGTTGCGGAAAAGAAAGTCTGGTCCGGATGGACCGGAAATGATCGTTTTCTTGCACGAGCGGCTTGATTTTCCGGTTTTTTATGGTAACTTTTCCGAACAAGGAATCAGGCAGAAGGGCAAGCGGCGATGAATCGGGTCGGCGGCAAGAACGATACGTTCCGGGAACATATTCTTTCGGAGATTGCAATCGGGGTTTACCGGGGCGGGCAGCGGCTGCCTGCCGAGCGTGAGCTCGGGGAGCGCTACCGGGTCAGCCGCAACACGATCCGCCGCGCGCTGTCGGATCTCGAAACGCTCGGGATTCTCGAACGGCGGCCGCCGGTCGGCACTTTTGTGACGGCGGATGCACTCGAAAAGGCGGCTTCCCGCCGGGGCCGCGCCGAATTCGACGTGACGTTCATCATTGCGCCGGATCAGGCTGCGAATCCGCAGCTTCAGCAGTTGTTCAACTCGTGCCGCCGGCATTTGCCGGAAAAGGTCGGCGTGTCGGTGCTGTTCAGCGATCTCGACGGCGAATTTCCGGAGCCGGGTTACGCGCCGGACGTCGCGGTGGTGTTCGGCAACTATACGGATGAGCAGCTCGCCGCCGTCAGAGCCGGCGCGAAGGAGCTGGTCCTGCTCGGCCATACGCATCCGACCTGTAAATTCATCGACAGCGACAACTACGCCGGTGGCCGGCTGATGGCCGGACACGCGCTGGAGAACGGCCACCGCCACCTGGCTGTGCTCGGTCCGCGCGGTGCGGATGACGCCAGCGATTTCGCCCGGCGGCTGGCCGGAATCTGCGATGCGGTTTCGGAGGCCGGCGCGCAGCTTCAGGTCTGCCGCATGAGCCTGGACGAAGTCCGGAACATGGGGCCGAGCTGCGACCGGGCGCTCGGTGAATTTCTGCGGCGCGACCCGGAGCTCTCTCTGGTCATGGCGCTCTACGATCAGCTTGCGTTGAGTGTGATCGATTTTTGCCACCGCCGCCGCCTCCGGGTGCCGGACGATATGAGCGTGATCGGTTATGACGACCAGTGCTATGTCGAGTTCCTGAAGCCGCCGCTGACGACGGTCAAGGGATTCGGCGAAGCGATCGGGGCCCGGCTCGCCCGTTTCGTCCGCGCGGTGATGGAGGGGGACGCCGACGGGCTCGAACTGCGCGAGATGATTCCGCCGCTCCTGATCACCCGCGGAACCGTTTCCGCACGCGGAAACACAAGATAACGGTAAAAAATCCTGTTGCGCCCTTGACAAACCCGGCTTCGGGATTATATTAAAAAACGTACCGATTCAGATCGGGCGGTTAGCTCAGTTGGTTAGAGCGCTGCTTTCACACGGCAGAGGTCACGTGTTCGAGTCACGTACCGCCCACCATTTTCAAAATTCTCCACCGACCGGTCTTCTGGTCGGTTTTTTCGTTTCGGGGGTAAATTTGAGCTCAACTCGCGTTTTGCCCGAAAGCGGAGAATCTCCTCTTTTCTCTTATGAAGGTGTGTTTCAGACCCTCTCCCGGTAAATTCTCCGGGGGAGTAAAAGACCGGTCTTTTGGTCTGGAGAGCATTTTTTGGAGGAAACACACGTCGAGAAGCTCGACCTTTGATCGTCAATTTTTCTCTGCTATACATTCATTTTGTAATCTTTTATTAAGGTAACATGTTTGTACTCAACTGATAATGCAAAAATAAACTTGCAAAGGACATGTGTTCAAAAAATCAAGAGGTCGACCCCTTATTCGCGCAATTCATAACAAAAGACTTTTTGATTCAGAGAATTTTTCGAGTTTTGCGAAATTCGCTTTTCAGAACAAACGACCTGACGACAACATTCGGACAACATTAATCCTGTCGAAGAATATTCAACTTTTATGCTATTCTAATTCCGGTCAGCAATCAAAAAATAGAAATTCCCCCTATTGTAAACCAATCATTTATGGTATATATTCACCGTATCAGTTTGCTATAAGACATGAAATACAGGAGGAGAAAATCATGCCTTTTGAAATTGGGACTTTTTCCGTTACGTTATTTGCACTCCCGCAGGATTTGCCGGAGAACTATATAGATTTGCTGAACGCCAATCGTGCCGGCTGCATAGATTTGGTGAAAGATGAGCCGGAGATTGGCTGGGCGTCAGGACGTTGTCTGCTGGATTCAAAAATAGAGCAGAGCACCGTGCTATGGAACAATCTGATTTACATCAGTCTGCGCAAAGCAGAGCGCAAGATACCATCTTCTATGCTCAAGGCATGGTGCCAGCAGGCTGAACTGGTCTGGATGCGCAGCAACGGACGTAGCAACGTGCCGTCGAAGCAGAAGAAGCAAATCAAGGCGGAGGTGATTGAAAAGAATCAGGTGTCGGTACCTCCAACGCTTTCCTCTATTCCGGCCGTCATAGACAGAACAAATCACATGCTCTATCTCGGGGCATCCTCCTCCGCACAAATAGACCTTTTTATCGAATATTTTATCAAAACATTCCAGTTTGAACCGGTACAGATTAATCCCGACTATTACAGTGAAATGGAGTTCGGAAAGCATGCCGATGAACTTCCTGTGATTGAATTCTCTGTCCGGGCGGATGGCGAAACTGTTCCCGGACGTGATTTTCTGACATGGCTGTGGTATTTTTCCGAACAGGAAACCGGAGGTATGCTGGAGGTTCCAGAAGTCGGGGAATGTACCTTTACGATCGAGGGTCCTTTGACATTTGCGCTGGCAGGCGAAGCCGATGGAGCAGCGGAAAACACCCTCAAGAACGGGAACAGTCCTTTACGGGCGGCTGAAGCAAAAGCTGCACTTTCAGTTGGCAAAAAGCTCAAGAAGGCGAAATTCTATCTGGAGCACGAGGAAAAAGTCTGGCAGGGAATGTTTGATGCGGACACTTTTTCCTTTGGTGGAATGAAACTCCCTGAAGGCGAAGAAATGGAACCGGACGACCGTCTGGAGGAACGCATGGAGCACATGAATACATTCCGTCTGGTGCTTGCGGCATTCTTCAAAAAGTTCGTAGAAACGCTTCTTTCCTCAGACTGGGAGTCCGAAGAAAGGAAAATCCGGGAATGGGTTGTGGAACGTGATGAGAGATAACTCTGCATCAAGCAAATAAGAAACCTTGAATTATGAAACACGAAAAGCAGAAGATACTTGCGGCATTCGACCTGGAGACATCGGGGCTTGACCCGGCTGTTCATGATATTATTGAAATAGCCATTGTACCTCTGAATCCAGATTTCAAACGGTCGGATCTGCCGGAATTCACAGCCCGGATAAAAGCCGTCCATCCAGAGAATGCCGATCCTGAATCCCTGAAAATCAGCGGGCTCAACCCGTTTGAAGGCGAAGATATCCAAAAGGTTGCCACGGATATAACCAAGTGGATGTCGGATAATCATATTGAACGCATCGAGGCTGTGGGGCATAATCTCAGGTTTGACCTGGATTTCTTCCAGATAAAGTTTCCGTCACTTTTCCGCATATTTTCCAGTCATTTTCACGACAGTATGCAACTTGCCATTATTATCAATGATATTTCTTTACTGCAAACTGGGAAGAAACTTTTTCCGAGTGTCAGTTTGCGGAACCTGAAACTTCAGCTTGGGATGGAAGATCCGGTTCAGCACCGGGCCATGGATGACGCTCTTGACGCTGCTGAACTTTATCGTCGTCTGCAGACAAAGCTGATCATTAACTGACAGGAACGATTTTTATGCCGAACATTCAAAAAATCTTGAACGAAGAAATCCGCCGTTTGGCTCGCAGAGAAATCAGGAACGAGCTTGTAAATCTGAAGGAGCAGCTTGCGTTGATGCGAAAAACCATTACGGAACAAAACCGCAGAATCAAGGCGTTGGAGGACGTGGTTCCCGCGCCTGCGAAGCCGGTGCGGTCACCCGTAAATCCTTCGACTGCAGCAAAGCCGGTACGTGTTACGGCAGGTCGGATCAAAAAGCTGCGAATGGAGCTTTGCCTTTCCCAAAGGAAATTTGCCATTTTGCTGGGCGTCAACCCTAACTCGGTTTACTATTGGGAGTCCGGAAAAATCGAGCCGAAAGAGACCCAGAAACGCAAAATTGCGGCAATCCGTGATGCAGGGAAACGCGAGTTGGCGAAATTGATGGCGGAAAAGAATATTGTGATAAAATTGAAAGCTCCGGGAAAGCCGGGAGAAACAGTAAATGAGCAAAAAAAGCAAAGCGGAAAAGCGAAAAGCCAAACTCAGGGCGAGAAAACAGCAGATCGCCCTCAGTGAACAGAGTCTTTCCACACGTCTTTCCTGTGCGTTGGAGAAACTATGCGAACCGGTCATGCCGGAATACATAGACGATTCCAACGGACCGGATCTTGTTGGTCGTCGGATTGTCTGGCGGATGGGACAGATTGCCTGGAACATCGTGGTTACCGGGCGCAGAGAGTCTATATCGGAGGCGTTTCAGCGCACTCAGTTGGATGTGGAACAGCAAAAAACTGTTCAAAATGAGATCATCGGTTTGGCCAAACGAAAATATGCCGAATTTCCGAACCTGCGTACTGCCATCCGGGATTTTTCTGTATTGCGTGTCGGCGGTGTTC
Coding sequences:
- a CDS encoding beta-ketoacyl-ACP synthase III, with the protein product MSIRIAGTGSYVPERILSNADLEKMVETNDEWIRTRTGIEERRIASPEQATSDLAYEACLKALDMAGIKGEEVDAIIVGTITPDYVFPSTGCILQDRLGAKGAFCFDLEAACSGLLFSLEVAYSLMKTHPKKYRHVLVCGAEKLSCITDWTNRNTCVLFGDGAGAVLLENTEDEGADCVVASDLHTDGGYGDILKMPAGGSRRPASVESVGAHDHFIHMEGKEVFKLAVNAMVGAGKNVLEEAGITPDEVKLVIPHQANSRIILAVAPRLGVPDERVFMNISRYGNTSAASIGLCLDEAFRAGRIAKGDYVLLTAFGGGLTWGAMLLRF
- a CDS encoding UvrB/UvrC motif-containing protein encodes the protein MLCDVCKKNEATIHIKEMHGGETHTANLCAACASEKEKNGELSALGFNLAEMLCNLGKISSSAKPPQEAPAGAATVCPKCGWTIDKVRNFGGRLGCPHCYTTFAPMLAEAIKNVHRGSVHLGKRPQSVPQDGRAALEAELDNRRHELDALVKREEYEEAAVCRDRINQLKTQLEGLATGEVGND
- a CDS encoding protein arginine kinase, which encodes MTDDINRLLANRVSFLADAGPDEDIAISSRIRLARNLAGHRFPVAADSGELHKICDEVSGAAAESGALGCPECFSFDPEKMDGLDRELLLERRLASRDFLNRPTGTRLLVKDDESRSVMINEEDHLRIQTMLPGFQLGAVWAQIDELDNKLAARLDYAFDDRLGFLTCCPTNVGTGMRASVMLHLPGLVLTGQIAPTIQGINKLNLAVRGIGGEGTGNQGNLFQVSNQSTLGESEAQILERLNTVIGQLIAHEKNARQLLLQRDQFSLLDHVGRSYGTLRHSYKLSGEEAVNCLSGVRVGVDLGMFSALDIHTVNELFIGIGAAHLQKAAGRVLNAAERDVCRAALCREKLKL
- a CDS encoding GntR family transcriptional regulator, which codes for MNRVGGKNDTFREHILSEIAIGVYRGGQRLPAERELGERYRVSRNTIRRALSDLETLGILERRPPVGTFVTADALEKAASRRGRAEFDVTFIIAPDQAANPQLQQLFNSCRRHLPEKVGVSVLFSDLDGEFPEPGYAPDVAVVFGNYTDEQLAAVRAGAKELVLLGHTHPTCKFIDSDNYAGGRLMAGHALENGHRHLAVLGPRGADDASDFARRLAGICDAVSEAGAQLQVCRMSLDEVRNMGPSCDRALGEFLRRDPELSLVMALYDQLALSVIDFCHRRRLRVPDDMSVIGYDDQCYVEFLKPPLTTVKGFGEAIGARLARFVRAVMEGDADGLELREMIPPLLITRGTVSARGNTR
- the rdgC gene encoding recombination-associated protein RdgC, translated to MPFEIGTFSVTLFALPQDLPENYIDLLNANRAGCIDLVKDEPEIGWASGRCLLDSKIEQSTVLWNNLIYISLRKAERKIPSSMLKAWCQQAELVWMRSNGRSNVPSKQKKQIKAEVIEKNQVSVPPTLSSIPAVIDRTNHMLYLGASSSAQIDLFIEYFIKTFQFEPVQINPDYYSEMEFGKHADELPVIEFSVRADGETVPGRDFLTWLWYFSEQETGGMLEVPEVGECTFTIEGPLTFALAGEADGAAENTLKNGNSPLRAAEAKAALSVGKKLKKAKFYLEHEEKVWQGMFDADTFSFGGMKLPEGEEMEPDDRLEERMEHMNTFRLVLAAFFKKFVETLLSSDWESEERKIREWVVERDER
- a CDS encoding 3'-5' exonuclease yields the protein MKHEKQKILAAFDLETSGLDPAVHDIIEIAIVPLNPDFKRSDLPEFTARIKAVHPENADPESLKISGLNPFEGEDIQKVATDITKWMSDNHIERIEAVGHNLRFDLDFFQIKFPSLFRIFSSHFHDSMQLAIIINDISLLQTGKKLFPSVSLRNLKLQLGMEDPVQHRAMDDALDAAELYRRLQTKLIIN
- a CDS encoding helix-turn-helix domain-containing protein — translated: MPNIQKILNEEIRRLARREIRNELVNLKEQLALMRKTITEQNRRIKALEDVVPAPAKPVRSPVNPSTAAKPVRVTAGRIKKLRMELCLSQRKFAILLGVNPNSVYYWESGKIEPKETQKRKIAAIRDAGKRELAKLMAEKNIVIKLKAPGKPGETVNEQKKQSGKAKSQTQGEKTADRPQ
- a CDS encoding helix-turn-helix domain-containing protein is translated as MSKKSKAEKRKAKLRARKQQIALSEQSLSTRLSCALEKLCEPVMPEYIDDSNGPDLVGRRIVWRMGQIAWNIVVTGRRESISEAFQRTQLDVEQQKTVQNEIIGLAKRKYAEFPNLRTAIRDFSVLRVGGVPHIKARPGDTFPEIPFPEFGEPESEPETGSDVTPDIVRTLRKRMKLTQIQFGEIFGMTSKKVSAWEHGKAEPTEEQKQKIQALLKENNEQERETC